One window from the genome of Leptospirillum ferriphilum encodes:
- the flgB gene encoding flagellar basal body rod protein FlgB: MAHVHLFDRTIDLLGKDLDIRSHRHLLLVSNVANQDTPGYQARDLSFKRQLANALQKDTREALDKVEGSLILNPDETVGNDLNTVNIEMEMEKIASNTGNYNAAASMVAWKYRMMGDAIRGEGR, translated from the coding sequence ATGGCACACGTTCATCTGTTTGACCGGACGATCGATCTGTTGGGAAAGGACCTGGATATCCGCAGCCATCGCCATCTTCTTCTGGTATCGAATGTGGCCAACCAGGATACCCCCGGTTATCAGGCCCGGGATCTGTCGTTCAAGCGCCAGTTGGCGAACGCCCTCCAAAAGGATACCCGGGAAGCGCTCGACAAGGTCGAAGGATCTCTGATCCTCAATCCGGACGAGACAGTGGGGAATGATCTCAACACCGTCAATATCGAGATGGAAATGGAAAAAATTGCCTCCAACACCGGGAACTACAATGCCGCCGCGTCGATGGTGGCCTGGAAGTACCGGATGATGGGCGATGCCATTCGCGGAGAAGGGAGATAG
- the flgC gene encoding flagellar basal body rod protein FlgC — translation MGFSDAMRIAAGGMEAERVRMNVLSGNLANSQSVHGNPRGVFERRDVIFAAVRPGHSFFDVLRSPRESPVKEVRVMGMVRDPRPLNRVYDPGSPDADRSGYVLRPNVSKLEEMVNLLDASRAYESNLTALDDTKQMARKDLTIHV, via the coding sequence ATGGGATTTTCGGATGCCATGCGGATCGCGGCGGGAGGGATGGAGGCCGAACGCGTCCGGATGAACGTTCTGTCGGGAAATCTCGCGAACAGTCAGTCCGTCCACGGAAACCCCCGGGGGGTCTTCGAAAGGCGGGATGTCATTTTTGCCGCCGTCCGTCCCGGCCATTCTTTTTTTGACGTTCTCCGGAGTCCCCGGGAAAGTCCGGTCAAGGAAGTGCGGGTCATGGGGATGGTCCGTGACCCCCGTCCCCTGAACCGGGTGTATGATCCCGGCAGCCCCGACGCGGACCGCTCCGGCTACGTCCTGCGACCGAACGTCAGCAAGCTTGAAGAGATGGTCAATCTGCTCGATGCCTCCCGGGCGTACGAATCCAACCTGACGGCACTCGACGACACCAAGCAGATGGCCCGGAAAGACCTGACCATTCATGTCTGA
- the fliE gene encoding flagellar hook-basal body complex protein FliE: protein MIDDSLHARSILPAGELSPAEKNDTTGKQVGGESGEASFLHVLKDSMEKVNQMQNAADKTIQDFSTGQDGVTLHQTMVAMAQADVSFQLMMQVRDRIVRAYQDVMNMPM from the coding sequence ATGATCGACGATTCGCTTCATGCACGAAGCATCCTCCCCGCCGGAGAGTTGTCCCCGGCGGAGAAAAACGACACGACCGGAAAACAGGTTGGCGGGGAATCGGGGGAAGCCTCCTTCCTGCATGTTCTGAAGGACTCGATGGAGAAAGTGAACCAGATGCAGAATGCGGCGGACAAGACGATCCAGGACTTTTCCACCGGACAGGACGGCGTGACGCTTCATCAGACGATGGTCGCCATGGCGCAGGCCGATGTCTCCTTCCAGTTGATGATGCAGGTCCGGGACCGTATTGTGCGGGCCTACCAGGATGTCATGAATATGCCGATGTAA
- the fliF gene encoding flagellar basal-body MS-ring/collar protein FliF, whose translation MDALRQIFQNLLDRFMQMPVARRMTVLVVFVGMVAGGVFFSMMEKTGGDGVLFSNLSPGDSMAIQGRLNRLGVPYHLSKKGSVIRVPSGQVYALRMELADEGLPRHHGAGFDLFNHPSLATTDFVQRVQYLEALQTELDRTIEEMTPIALARVSIVLPRRTVFLREPDQSHASVLVRLKPGMTLEHPQVNGIVHLVANAVPGLSASRVTVVDTEGQILNRKRRGLVPGELTEAQLSYQREVEQSVQHQLQSMLDKVLGPDQSVVRVSAELNFRQVEKSSRTWDPNGRVLKDREQIREKSTGSRILPIGVPGVLSNMPGANGKVASPPMGPKNTAETRYSKKKQIAHYHVSHTDQHVTEPVGNLRRISVSVLVNAVPVTIQSKTGPKTVMQPRDPKEIRDFTRIVQNAIGFDSARGDQVVVLSVPFSGTSAPSPKNIDQSFQEKLAPFVPLLEIFLGGLLLVIFSLLVLRPLLKAMVQWKPEVSPMQPAEGPPLGKAEVAETVRSSRDEVARMTQEDPGQAAIVVRSWLKEK comes from the coding sequence ATGGATGCGTTGAGGCAGATTTTCCAGAATCTTCTGGACCGGTTTATGCAAATGCCCGTCGCCAGACGAATGACGGTGCTTGTCGTGTTTGTCGGGATGGTGGCCGGCGGCGTCTTTTTTTCGATGATGGAAAAGACGGGCGGGGACGGCGTTCTCTTTTCGAATCTTTCCCCCGGGGATTCGATGGCCATCCAGGGGCGTCTGAACCGTCTGGGGGTGCCCTATCATCTGTCGAAGAAGGGAAGCGTCATCCGGGTTCCGAGCGGACAGGTCTATGCTCTTCGGATGGAACTGGCGGATGAAGGTCTTCCCCGCCATCACGGCGCCGGTTTCGATCTGTTCAACCATCCTTCTCTGGCGACAACGGACTTCGTGCAACGGGTGCAGTATCTGGAAGCGCTTCAGACCGAACTGGACCGGACCATCGAGGAAATGACCCCCATCGCGCTGGCCCGGGTGTCGATCGTTCTGCCCCGGCGCACGGTGTTTCTCCGGGAACCGGACCAGTCGCATGCTTCGGTCCTCGTCCGTCTGAAGCCCGGGATGACGCTCGAACATCCGCAGGTGAACGGGATCGTCCACCTGGTCGCCAACGCCGTTCCGGGTCTGTCGGCCAGCCGGGTGACCGTGGTCGATACCGAAGGACAGATCCTGAACCGGAAACGGCGTGGGCTGGTTCCGGGAGAATTGACCGAAGCCCAGCTCTCTTACCAGAGGGAAGTCGAGCAATCGGTCCAGCACCAGCTTCAGTCCATGCTCGACAAGGTCCTGGGGCCGGATCAGTCCGTGGTCCGCGTCAGCGCCGAGCTCAATTTTCGCCAGGTCGAAAAATCGAGCCGGACATGGGATCCCAACGGAAGGGTCCTGAAAGACCGGGAACAGATCCGTGAAAAATCGACGGGCAGCCGCATTCTTCCCATCGGTGTTCCGGGGGTTCTGTCGAACATGCCCGGTGCCAACGGAAAAGTGGCGTCCCCTCCGATGGGTCCCAAAAACACCGCGGAAACCCGGTATTCGAAGAAGAAACAGATCGCCCACTATCATGTCAGCCACACGGACCAGCATGTGACCGAACCGGTCGGGAACCTGCGCCGGATTTCGGTTTCGGTTCTGGTCAATGCGGTTCCGGTCACGATCCAGTCGAAAACCGGTCCGAAAACGGTCATGCAGCCCAGGGACCCCAAGGAAATCCGGGATTTCACCCGGATTGTCCAGAACGCGATCGGTTTTGACAGTGCGCGAGGGGATCAGGTGGTGGTTCTTTCCGTTCCCTTCAGCGGAACGTCTGCCCCGTCTCCGAAAAACATCGACCAGAGCTTCCAGGAAAAACTGGCTCCGTTTGTCCCCCTTCTCGAAATTTTCCTGGGAGGTCTGTTGCTGGTGATTTTCAGTCTCCTTGTTCTCCGTCCCCTTTTGAAAGCGATGGTGCAGTGGAAGCCGGAGGTGTCCCCGATGCAGCCTGCGGAAGGTCCTCCCCTTGGAAAGGCCGAAGTGGCCGAAACGGTCCGGTCTTCCCGGGATGAGGTCGCCCGGATGACCCAGGAAGATCCGGGACAGGCCGCAATCGTGGTTCGAAGCTGGCTGAAGGAAAAGTAG
- the fliG gene encoding flagellar motor switch protein FliG: MAKRKLTGLEKAAIFVATVGPDAAAEILKNLEPKEVALISNLITQMGDIQQEEVDAVLDEFSMLYKMTRGLPNTGEKYMRAILEKSLGKEQADKILEMMNDQEGSSLQSLKWMDPKSIANLIRQEHPQTIALVLSYLSPGQTSNVLSYLPELLRADVVFRMATLDDINPQVLRDLEEVLSTEMQMMGAARSSGGASRIEKVASLLNEMDRSSAEVVLDYVSQNDQTLAEQIRSLMFVFDDLLMVDNRGIQAILQAIPRESLVKALRGASEQIREKFLSNMSTRAQTVLKDDMESMGGIPLREVESAQAEILKIVRRLEGEGKLVIAGRGGEKIV, translated from the coding sequence GTGGCCAAGAGAAAACTGACGGGTCTCGAAAAGGCAGCGATTTTTGTCGCGACCGTCGGCCCGGACGCCGCGGCGGAAATCCTGAAGAATCTGGAGCCCAAGGAAGTGGCTCTGATCAGCAATCTGATCACCCAGATGGGCGATATCCAGCAGGAGGAAGTCGACGCTGTTCTGGACGAATTCTCCATGCTGTACAAGATGACCCGCGGATTGCCCAACACCGGGGAAAAGTATATGCGGGCCATCCTCGAGAAGTCCCTTGGAAAGGAACAGGCGGACAAGATTCTCGAGATGATGAACGATCAGGAGGGCAGCAGTCTCCAGTCGCTGAAATGGATGGATCCCAAATCCATCGCCAACCTGATCCGGCAGGAGCACCCCCAGACGATCGCTCTTGTTCTCAGTTATCTGAGTCCGGGGCAGACATCCAACGTTCTGTCCTACCTGCCGGAGCTGTTGCGGGCCGATGTGGTCTTCCGGATGGCGACGCTCGACGACATCAACCCGCAGGTTCTTCGGGATCTCGAGGAAGTGTTGTCGACCGAGATGCAGATGATGGGAGCGGCCCGTTCCAGCGGAGGAGCGAGCCGGATCGAAAAAGTGGCGAGTCTCCTGAACGAAATGGACCGGTCTTCGGCAGAAGTGGTGCTGGATTATGTCAGCCAGAACGACCAGACGCTCGCGGAGCAGATCCGGTCCCTGATGTTCGTGTTCGACGATCTTCTCATGGTGGACAACCGGGGGATCCAGGCGATTTTGCAGGCCATCCCCCGGGAATCTCTGGTCAAGGCGCTCCGGGGGGCTTCGGAGCAGATCCGCGAGAAGTTCCTGTCGAACATGTCCACGCGGGCCCAGACGGTGCTGAAGGACGACATGGAATCCATGGGAGGGATTCCGCTCCGGGAGGTCGAATCCGCCCAGGCCGAAATTCTGAAAATCGTCCGCCGTCTCGAAGGAGAAGGAAAGCTTGTCATCGCCGGACGCGGAGGCGAAAAAATCGTCTAG
- a CDS encoding FliI/YscN family ATPase produces MNALLETRSRIEHALARKLSVLGSAVRQWEPFSREGAVVEGIGLMIEARGIELGIGEICSIGSDPPVAAEVVGFREGRSLLMPLGELRGIRPGLSVSCREKRPQAWVSEQFLGRVLDPMGHALDGGADPEGAVPVPLYGEPVNPLVRRRVDSVLDTRVRALNALLTMGQGQKVGLFAGAGVGKSTLLGMMAREADVDVSVVALIGERGREVREFLERDLGEEGLSRSVVVVSTGDQPSLLRVRGALFAMSVAEYFRKQNRNVLFVMDSLTRFAMALREIGLATGEPPTARGYTPSVFAQLPRFVERAGGLEGEGSITGLYTVLVEGADMTSDPLSDALAAILDGHILLSRDLAAEGIYPSVDLPHSRSRVMPVIADAHHRALAGTFLRYESLYRKSEDLIRVGAYVPGTDPELDQAVSLHPRMMEFLSQPAGEGISFAESLSALEEVLEGEDVRVASGEGEL; encoded by the coding sequence ATGAACGCACTTTTGGAGACACGCTCCCGGATCGAACACGCGCTTGCCCGGAAGCTGTCCGTTCTCGGATCCGCCGTGAGGCAGTGGGAGCCCTTTTCCCGGGAGGGTGCGGTCGTGGAAGGAATCGGACTGATGATCGAGGCCCGCGGCATCGAACTGGGGATCGGGGAGATCTGTTCGATCGGTTCGGATCCACCCGTCGCCGCAGAAGTGGTCGGATTCCGGGAAGGCCGCTCCCTTCTGATGCCGTTGGGCGAACTCCGGGGTATTCGCCCGGGACTGTCCGTTTCCTGCAGGGAAAAGAGGCCGCAAGCGTGGGTGTCGGAGCAGTTTCTGGGACGCGTTCTCGATCCGATGGGGCATGCCCTGGACGGGGGAGCCGATCCCGAAGGTGCGGTGCCCGTTCCCCTCTACGGAGAACCCGTGAACCCCCTTGTCCGCCGGCGGGTCGACTCCGTTCTGGACACCCGTGTCCGGGCGCTCAATGCGTTGCTGACCATGGGACAGGGACAGAAAGTGGGTCTGTTTGCCGGAGCCGGTGTCGGAAAGAGCACCCTCCTGGGAATGATGGCCAGGGAAGCCGATGTGGATGTCAGCGTCGTGGCCCTGATCGGCGAACGGGGACGGGAGGTCCGGGAGTTTCTGGAGCGGGACCTCGGAGAGGAAGGTCTGTCCCGTTCGGTGGTCGTTGTCTCGACCGGCGACCAGCCCTCCCTCCTCCGGGTGCGGGGAGCGCTGTTTGCGATGAGTGTCGCGGAATATTTCCGGAAACAGAACCGGAACGTCCTTTTTGTCATGGATTCTCTGACGCGGTTCGCGATGGCCCTTCGGGAGATCGGCCTCGCGACCGGAGAGCCTCCCACAGCCCGGGGGTATACCCCTTCCGTGTTCGCCCAGCTTCCTCGTTTTGTGGAGAGGGCCGGAGGGCTCGAAGGAGAAGGCAGCATCACCGGTCTCTATACCGTTCTGGTCGAAGGTGCCGACATGACATCGGATCCCTTGTCCGATGCGCTGGCCGCCATTCTGGACGGTCATATTCTCCTGTCCCGGGATCTGGCGGCGGAAGGGATCTATCCCTCGGTGGACCTCCCGCACAGCCGGTCCAGGGTGATGCCGGTGATTGCCGATGCGCATCATCGTGCCCTGGCAGGGACCTTCCTCCGGTATGAAAGTCTGTACCGGAAATCCGAAGACCTGATCCGGGTCGGTGCCTATGTTCCGGGGACGGACCCGGAACTCGACCAGGCGGTCTCCCTTCATCCGAGGATGATGGAATTTTTGTCCCAGCCCGCCGGGGAGGGAATTTCCTTCGCCGAAAGTCTTTCGGCCCTCGAAGAGGTTCTCGAAGGGGAAGATGTGCGTGTCGCTTCCGGAGAAGGTGAGCTCTGA
- a CDS encoding flagellar export protein FliJ, which yields MDGARLESLRKFRLWQQKKAEEGLEQSRQELDSARKGLSDVQTGREQGLDALEKEPDSLAWKELCYAYLACQEQRMTDALQQLSASEEVFRDHQRQWMDARNEVEKMDVLIEKDRKIQSGRASYREERRMDDLHSRNAGHHGQGKHT from the coding sequence ATGGATGGCGCCCGTCTCGAATCTCTTCGAAAATTTCGTCTCTGGCAACAAAAGAAGGCGGAAGAAGGTCTCGAGCAATCCCGTCAGGAACTTGACAGTGCGAGAAAGGGGCTTTCCGATGTGCAAACCGGCAGGGAGCAAGGTCTCGATGCCCTGGAAAAGGAGCCGGACTCCCTGGCCTGGAAGGAGCTCTGCTATGCCTATCTTGCCTGCCAGGAACAGAGAATGACCGATGCCCTTCAGCAGTTATCGGCTTCGGAGGAAGTTTTTCGGGATCATCAACGCCAATGGATGGACGCTCGCAACGAAGTGGAAAAAATGGATGTTCTGATCGAAAAGGACAGGAAGATCCAGTCCGGACGCGCATCGTACAGGGAAGAGCGGCGAATGGATGACCTCCATTCGCGGAATGCGGGGCATCATGGACAAGGAAAACACACATGA
- a CDS encoding MotE family protein: protein MKGVSGPRAFRFLGRALLFWLCLLFQQGMSFPTMALAETSPDPVLSPDDRLALVRKEEKRLLEIRQDLQRQIEINRKIERAIDRDRKFAEKLESKKMQHLIAIYEKMAPRTAASQINIMPRKLVAVLIAGMNPRKASRIMRYVDPQVAVRITTDLTGRPVTARDLKGSP, encoded by the coding sequence ATGAAGGGCGTGTCCGGTCCTCGCGCGTTCCGGTTTTTGGGGAGGGCACTCTTGTTCTGGCTCTGTCTTCTCTTCCAGCAGGGGATGTCCTTCCCGACGATGGCCCTGGCAGAGACTTCCCCGGATCCGGTTCTTTCCCCCGATGACCGGCTGGCCCTTGTCCGGAAGGAGGAAAAAAGACTCCTGGAGATCCGTCAGGATCTCCAGAGACAGATCGAGATCAACAGGAAGATCGAACGGGCGATCGATCGGGACAGGAAGTTCGCTGAAAAGCTTGAATCGAAAAAAATGCAGCACCTGATCGCCATCTATGAAAAAATGGCCCCAAGGACGGCGGCCTCCCAGATCAACATCATGCCCAGAAAACTGGTCGCGGTGCTGATCGCCGGCATGAATCCACGGAAGGCATCCCGGATCATGCGCTATGTGGATCCCCAGGTCGCCGTCCGAATCACGACGGACCTGACTGGTCGTCCTGTGACCGCCCGGGACCTCAAGGGATCCCCCTAG
- a CDS encoding flagellar hook-length control protein FliK, translating into MKTITPNLPSGGPSSSSPSGPRPARDPALSRPLPKRFRPGGAAPMRKKSFRHHLDQTLGKEGVPPVVPVHAEPPAVSPESLSRGGKVERPKSRTALVETRAPEPPSKPAGPSSAPAPVSPEDGIVRKDNSLSGGVRTKPPVGKNIPGVRPGKSPLPAVVSREPAPSEIVPGPAGASFLQGPKKKDPSTLETGSILPPSGQARGKTATLPAKDVSSLKEKGTDGISPFRQSPESVQNVFRQDETVPEAPPRQKDESFFEEKMPEDVPGSAPLNGGEPPEMHRETLPLSADRRGSAGTSRDDTSQVISPVVSGAPPAFSPENADPKTRVEVPEFSRKVVDTVRSGGGEVTLRVHPPALGPVQVHVQMDEGGKSVSLSIRVRDESVRKALVSSGKMLRDRLEKEGFSLARMDVSTVSSGTPVVVSGPNATDSATTLPSSSFQADAGGSQTSFSGRESGGRESPGLREPGEVPLPDSARTEIMRRRPVIEEAGYHRIA; encoded by the coding sequence ATGAAAACAATCACACCGAACCTGCCTTCCGGAGGCCCGTCCTCCTCTTCCCCTTCGGGACCCCGGCCCGCCCGGGACCCGGCTCTTTCCCGCCCCCTGCCCAAACGTTTCCGGCCGGGAGGGGCGGCACCCATGCGTAAAAAATCATTTCGGCATCATCTCGACCAGACCCTGGGGAAGGAAGGTGTCCCTCCCGTTGTGCCGGTTCATGCCGAACCCCCTGCGGTCTCTCCCGAAAGCCTGTCTCGCGGAGGAAAAGTGGAGCGACCGAAATCCCGGACAGCGCTCGTGGAAACGCGGGCACCGGAACCCCCGTCAAAACCGGCCGGGCCGTCCTCCGCCCCAGCGCCGGTTTCTCCGGAGGACGGGATTGTGAGGAAGGACAATTCTCTTTCCGGAGGAGTCCGGACAAAACCCCCGGTCGGCAAGAATATCCCCGGGGTTCGACCGGGAAAGAGTCCTCTTCCGGCTGTTGTCTCCCGGGAACCGGCCCCGTCGGAGATCGTTCCGGGACCGGCCGGAGCAAGCTTTCTCCAGGGTCCAAAAAAGAAGGATCCATCGACCCTGGAAACCGGAAGCATCCTTCCGCCGTCCGGGCAGGCGAGGGGGAAGACGGCGACTCTTCCGGCCAAAGACGTGTCTTCCCTGAAAGAAAAAGGGACGGACGGAATCTCCCCGTTCCGCCAATCGCCGGAGTCTGTCCAGAACGTCTTCAGGCAGGACGAGACAGTGCCGGAAGCCCCCCCCAGGCAGAAAGACGAATCCTTTTTTGAGGAGAAGATGCCGGAAGATGTTCCGGGATCCGCTCCCTTGAACGGGGGAGAACCGCCGGAGATGCATCGCGAAACGCTCCCGCTCTCTGCCGACAGGAGAGGATCAGCAGGGACGTCCCGGGACGACACGAGCCAGGTCATTTCTCCGGTTGTTTCGGGAGCTCCTCCCGCCTTTTCTCCGGAGAATGCCGATCCGAAGACCAGGGTCGAAGTTCCGGAGTTTTCCCGCAAAGTGGTCGACACTGTCCGGAGCGGTGGAGGGGAGGTCACTCTTCGTGTACATCCGCCGGCCCTGGGGCCGGTGCAGGTCCATGTCCAGATGGACGAAGGGGGAAAATCCGTTTCTCTTTCGATCCGGGTCCGGGACGAGTCCGTCCGCAAAGCGCTCGTCTCCTCCGGAAAAATGCTTCGGGACCGTCTGGAAAAGGAGGGTTTTTCCCTGGCCCGGATGGACGTTTCAACGGTTTCTTCCGGCACCCCGGTGGTGGTTTCCGGGCCGAATGCGACAGATTCGGCCACGACACTTCCCTCTTCTTCGTTCCAGGCCGACGCCGGAGGATCCCAGACATCCTTTTCCGGCCGGGAATCGGGAGGGAGAGAATCCCCGGGTCTCCGGGAACCGGGAGAGGTTCCCCTTCCGGATTCCGCCCGGACAGAAATCATGCGGCGTCGGCCGGTGATCGAAGAAGCCGGTTATCACCGGATCGCATAA
- a CDS encoding flagellar hook assembly protein FlgD, which yields MIVQSDQNSLDHIRKESEKRLGPRVAPPPRQKLGMGDFLHLMISQLQYQDPLHPLNNTRFAAQLAQFSQLDQLTHLNRGVGTIAHDGADANKMMMVGFLGQRVTMKGNAFRLDPSGNVSLTYRQAGASQSGHLRIFDGQNHLVRTIALKPMGPGSHTLEWDGVTDQGVRAPKGSYSFEIDAMDGRHRPVAATPVETGTVTGILFEKGQPVLEVDGKPVAFGDISHVGEPRASAASSTGGHRPDRKTAAEGAPPGGESPARENGPIRKLPSTVTRRI from the coding sequence ATGATCGTACAGTCGGATCAAAACAGTCTCGACCACATCCGGAAAGAATCGGAAAAAAGGCTCGGCCCCCGCGTGGCTCCCCCTCCCCGTCAAAAGCTGGGGATGGGAGACTTTCTTCATTTAATGATTTCCCAATTGCAATATCAGGATCCGCTCCATCCCCTCAACAATACGCGGTTTGCCGCCCAGCTCGCGCAGTTTTCCCAGCTCGACCAGCTGACGCATCTGAACCGGGGTGTGGGAACGATTGCCCACGACGGAGCGGATGCCAACAAGATGATGATGGTGGGATTTCTTGGACAGAGAGTCACCATGAAAGGGAACGCGTTTCGTCTGGATCCATCGGGGAACGTTTCCCTGACTTACCGTCAGGCCGGGGCTTCCCAGTCCGGCCATCTGCGCATTTTCGACGGACAGAACCATCTCGTCCGGACGATCGCGCTCAAACCCATGGGCCCCGGAAGCCATACCCTGGAGTGGGACGGTGTCACGGACCAGGGGGTGCGGGCTCCGAAAGGGTCCTATTCGTTTGAAATTGACGCCATGGACGGCCGTCATCGGCCGGTTGCGGCAACCCCCGTCGAAACGGGGACCGTCACCGGCATCCTGTTCGAAAAAGGTCAACCAGTCCTGGAAGTGGATGGAAAGCCGGTTGCGTTCGGAGACATCTCCCATGTCGGAGAGCCCCGGGCTTCGGCGGCCTCCTCCACCGGAGGGCATCGCCCGGACCGGAAGACGGCCGCGGAAGGGGCTCCTCCCGGAGGGGAGAGTCCCGCCCGTGAAAATGGCCCGATCAGGAAACTACCGTCAACAGTGACCAGGAGGATTTAA
- a CDS encoding flagellar hook protein FlgE, whose product MGVLSSMYVATSGLNAMGTDMSVIGNNITNLNTVGFKQGRAVFANVYGQTMTGRSNTVNTSQPGSGVYVDAIQQEFTQGSVQASTNALDLAIQGNGFLTVRSKDGQKFYTRNGELALDKTGRIVDTSNRALQGYMNKNGKIQPILSDIRVPQTTVPPKATQNVFSRINLDAGMTEKLKEGREFEKSSNIFDSLGIQHLLTYKFIPTSVAGQWAFQATMDGASLTKGGGSISYPPLGRKTPKTLKGIVGLIQFDGNGIVKSVNYGGSPLKRDANGVVHALYQTTLADKAATPVSFDVVIPTKGQTIRPNRINGVTQQVLQLTQFNAPSSTIEETQDGHKSGDLNNLAISRDGKIVGSFSNGVQKVLGVVSIASFNNPGGLASVGGNAYIESIASGVPNFGRPGQGGRGALLSNSLELSTTDLGRQMVDMITAERGYQASASIIATDNTILNTLLTRIG is encoded by the coding sequence ATGGGTGTTCTGTCGTCCATGTATGTGGCAACAAGCGGTCTCAATGCGATGGGAACGGACATGTCCGTCATCGGCAACAACATCACCAACCTGAACACCGTCGGGTTCAAGCAGGGAAGGGCGGTGTTCGCGAACGTCTACGGGCAGACCATGACGGGACGCTCCAATACCGTCAATACTTCCCAGCCCGGAAGCGGGGTGTACGTCGACGCGATCCAGCAGGAGTTCACCCAGGGGAGCGTCCAGGCGTCCACCAACGCGCTGGATCTTGCGATCCAGGGAAACGGATTTCTGACCGTCCGCTCCAAGGACGGCCAGAAATTCTATACCCGAAACGGAGAGCTGGCGCTCGACAAGACCGGACGGATCGTGGACACGTCGAACCGGGCTCTCCAGGGGTACATGAACAAGAACGGAAAAATTCAGCCGATCCTGTCGGATATTCGCGTCCCCCAGACGACGGTGCCTCCGAAGGCGACCCAGAATGTCTTCTCCCGGATCAATCTCGACGCCGGGATGACGGAAAAGCTCAAGGAAGGCCGGGAGTTCGAAAAGTCGAGCAACATCTTCGATTCGCTCGGGATCCAGCACCTTCTGACCTATAAGTTCATTCCCACATCGGTCGCGGGACAATGGGCGTTCCAGGCGACGATGGACGGCGCGAGCCTGACGAAGGGGGGCGGTTCCATCAGTTACCCGCCGCTCGGGCGCAAGACGCCAAAGACTCTCAAGGGGATAGTCGGCCTGATCCAGTTTGACGGAAACGGAATCGTCAAGTCCGTCAACTACGGCGGGTCCCCCCTGAAACGGGACGCCAACGGGGTGGTCCATGCCCTGTATCAGACCACCCTTGCCGACAAGGCGGCCACGCCGGTGTCTTTTGATGTGGTGATTCCGACCAAAGGCCAGACCATCCGGCCGAACCGCATCAACGGCGTGACGCAACAGGTGCTTCAGCTGACCCAGTTCAACGCACCCTCGTCGACGATCGAGGAAACCCAGGACGGACATAAATCCGGTGATCTCAACAACCTGGCGATCAGCCGGGACGGAAAAATTGTCGGTTCGTTTTCGAACGGGGTCCAGAAAGTCCTGGGGGTTGTGTCGATCGCCAGTTTCAACAATCCGGGCGGTCTCGCCAGCGTCGGGGGAAACGCCTATATCGAAAGCATCGCCTCGGGGGTCCCGAATTTCGGCCGCCCGGGCCAGGGAGGGCGGGGGGCTCTTCTCTCCAACTCACTCGAGCTTTCGACCACGGACCTGGGTCGTCAAATGGTTGACATGATCACGGCCGAGCGCGGGTACCAGGCCAGCGCATCGATCATTGCGACCGACAATACGATTCTGAATACGCTCCTGACCCGCATCGGCTAG
- a CDS encoding flagellar basal body-associated FliL family protein, with protein sequence MADDDEDREDGEGEEAKPPRNIKKLVLAGVAVLALLGGGAFFFLKHGHKNDSQVAMTPKEMEKMIKAHPIIDLKPFVVNLNTASAENSRYLKVRIAFKLDNPQVAKEVDYRMPEIQNIILILLGSETADDLGTTGGKLALRNQIRHRVNSILTLGRVSSVYFTEFVIQ encoded by the coding sequence ATGGCGGACGATGATGAGGACAGGGAAGACGGCGAAGGAGAAGAAGCAAAACCTCCCCGGAACATCAAAAAGCTCGTTCTGGCCGGCGTGGCCGTTCTGGCTCTGTTGGGGGGAGGGGCCTTTTTCTTTCTGAAGCATGGCCACAAGAACGACAGCCAGGTGGCGATGACGCCGAAAGAGATGGAGAAGATGATCAAGGCCCATCCGATCATTGATCTCAAACCCTTCGTCGTCAATCTCAATACCGCATCGGCGGAGAACTCGCGCTATCTGAAAGTCCGGATCGCGTTCAAGCTGGATAATCCCCAGGTGGCGAAGGAGGTGGATTACCGGATGCCGGAGATCCAGAACATCATCCTGATCCTGCTGGGATCGGAAACGGCAGACGACCTCGGGACGACAGGGGGAAAACTTGCCCTTCGCAACCAGATCCGCCACCGGGTGAACTCCATTCTGACGCTGGGAAGGGTCAGTTCGGTTTATTTTACGGAATTCGTGATTCAGTAG